In Geminocystis sp. NIES-3708, a single window of DNA contains:
- a CDS encoding MFS transporter: MSSTQPSEKLNLTTKLAFGAGDIGPALTANILVFFLMPFFTNVAGLSPAIAGSILFIGKISDAINDPIIGVFSDRTQTKWGRRIPWMIIAAIPFGITFFLQWVVPSFTDNSSLNNKFLFIYYLIVGIVFNLFYTAVNLPYQALTPELTTDYNERTSLNSFRFSFSIGASIISLILAGIIFQVYQGNNQEKYLVLGVISTIFSTLPLFWCPLIVKERGYQPLLNYKQRKKTAYILISIATILAIFGLANLVNSTSGEDSFSASMYLLIAAFIAIIASSLIVAKTESHLLQESPFNSENNSEHNLTFFQQLKIIFENKPFLYVVGIYLCSWLAVQLTASILLYFVVNWMGLPDAEFPRVAIAVQGTALIMLFVWQKISNFLDKKIVYFLGSTIWIIAQIGLFLVQPGQTFLLYALAILAGCGVSVAYLIPWSMIPDVIDLDELNTGERREGIFYGFMVLLQKFGLAFGLFLVGIALEASGFIKPIEGEAIPIQPESALWAIRLVVAPLPAIVLFLGIILAYFYPITREYYAEIRLKLTEKKLIKND; this comes from the coding sequence ATGTCATCAACTCAACCATCAGAAAAACTAAATTTAACCACGAAACTCGCTTTTGGTGCGGGAGATATTGGTCCTGCTTTAACTGCTAATATCTTAGTATTCTTCCTCATGCCTTTTTTTACCAATGTTGCCGGTTTAAGTCCTGCCATTGCTGGTAGTATTTTATTTATCGGTAAGATTTCTGATGCTATTAATGATCCTATTATCGGAGTTTTTAGCGATCGCACTCAAACAAAATGGGGAAGACGTATTCCTTGGATGATTATTGCGGCGATACCCTTTGGCATAACTTTTTTTTTACAATGGGTAGTTCCTAGTTTTACTGATAATTCTTCTTTAAATAATAAGTTTTTATTTATTTATTATCTAATTGTTGGTATTGTTTTTAATCTTTTTTATACAGCAGTAAATTTACCTTATCAAGCCTTAACACCAGAATTGACAACAGATTATAATGAGCGTACTAGCTTAAATAGTTTTCGATTTAGTTTTTCTATTGGTGCAAGTATTATTTCCTTAATTTTAGCAGGAATAATTTTTCAAGTTTATCAAGGGAATAATCAAGAAAAATATTTGGTTTTAGGAGTAATTTCTACGATTTTTTCAACTTTACCATTATTTTGGTGTCCTCTGATTGTTAAAGAAAGAGGTTATCAACCTTTATTAAACTATAAGCAAAGGAAAAAAACAGCTTATATTTTGATAAGTATTGCCACAATTTTAGCTATATTTGGTTTAGCTAACTTAGTGAATTCAACTTCAGGAGAAGATTCTTTTTCTGCTTCAATGTATTTATTAATTGCCGCTTTTATTGCCATCATTGCAAGTAGTTTAATTGTTGCAAAAACTGAATCTCATTTATTACAAGAATCTCCTTTTAATTCAGAGAATAATTCTGAACATAATTTAACCTTTTTTCAACAGTTAAAAATTATTTTTGAGAATAAACCTTTTCTTTATGTTGTTGGTATTTATTTATGTTCGTGGTTAGCAGTCCAATTAACTGCTTCTATTCTTCTTTATTTCGTTGTTAATTGGATGGGATTACCTGATGCTGAATTTCCTAGAGTTGCGATCGCCGTGCAAGGAACAGCTTTAATTATGTTATTTGTATGGCAAAAAATCAGTAATTTTTTGGATAAAAAAATAGTTTATTTTCTTGGTTCAACTATTTGGATTATTGCTCAAATTGGCTTATTTTTAGTACAACCAGGACAAACTTTTTTACTATATGCTTTAGCAATATTAGCTGGATGTGGTGTTTCTGTTGCTTATCTAATTCCTTGGTCAATGATACCCGATGTAATTGATTTAGATGAATTAAATACAGGAGAAAGAAGAGAAGGAATTTTTTATGGATTTATGGTACTTTTACAAAAGTTTGGTTTAGCATTTGGCTTATTTTTAGTAGGTATTGCTTTAGAGGCTTCAGGCTTTATAAAACCTATTGAAGGAGAGGCTATTCCCATTCAACCAGAAAGTGCATTATGGGCAATTCGTCTTGTAGTTGCACCTTTACCTGCCATAGTTTTATTTTTAGGAATAATACTCGCTTATTTTTATCCAATTACCAGAGAATATTATGCTGAAATTCGGTTAAAATTAACAGAGAAAAAATTAATTAAAAATGATTAA
- a CDS encoding MFS transporter: MSNFKTELDKSKLTRLMWLLWILSAGLIALDGFDFFIIGIALPFLEKDFNLTSPQIGAIAVAAIVGSLIGSLTLGAVTDKIGRQKMLLIDIALFVVASIGTALAWDATSLIFFRFLVGVAIGADYPISVAYITENVPARLRGRMVIGAFAFQAVGALLGALTGVFVINIFTNFFSDSDIIIIQYGWRLMLGVGLILAIFVGFLRLQFLLESPLYYIAKGDYQNAELAAQELLEIEIEVTSESDPKPAENNLNFISLFSHKYLKDTAFASLPWFLQDIATYGIGIFTPTIIALLAFKNENNFINRQIQSAQGSAIVDIFLIMGFLIAILLVDKVGRISLQIIGFIGMALGLFLLAISGDPTINQHPNFILVFSGFFIYNLLMNAGPNSTTFLLSGEVFPTSIRATGAGLAAAIAKLGAVLGTFFLPIIKEDLGVSNLLYILAFCCLLGAILTYLLRIETTGKSLEDVNN, encoded by the coding sequence ATGAGTAACTTTAAAACCGAATTAGATAAATCGAAATTAACTCGTCTAATGTGGTTATTATGGATTTTATCCGCAGGATTAATCGCTCTTGATGGTTTCGATTTTTTTATCATCGGCATTGCTTTACCCTTTCTCGAAAAAGACTTTAATTTAACTTCTCCACAAATAGGTGCGATCGCCGTAGCTGCTATTGTAGGTTCTTTGATCGGTTCTTTAACTTTAGGTGCTGTTACCGATAAAATTGGACGACAAAAAATGTTATTAATTGATATAGCTCTTTTTGTAGTTGCTAGTATTGGAACAGCCCTAGCTTGGGATGCAACTTCCTTAATCTTTTTCCGTTTTTTAGTGGGGGTTGCTATTGGTGCAGATTATCCCATTAGCGTGGCGTATATTACCGAGAATGTACCAGCAAGACTACGAGGTAGGATGGTGATTGGAGCATTTGCTTTTCAGGCTGTAGGAGCATTATTAGGGGCATTGACAGGAGTTTTCGTGATCAATATTTTTACCAATTTTTTCTCTGATTCTGACATAATTATTATTCAATATGGTTGGCGTTTAATGTTAGGAGTTGGCTTAATCTTAGCAATTTTTGTCGGATTTTTGCGGTTACAATTTCTCTTAGAAAGTCCTCTTTATTATATTGCTAAAGGTGATTATCAAAACGCTGAATTAGCGGCTCAAGAATTATTAGAAATAGAGATAGAAGTAACCTCTGAAAGTGATCCTAAACCTGCTGAAAATAATCTTAATTTTATTTCTTTATTCTCCCATAAATATCTCAAAGATACTGCTTTTGCTTCTTTACCATGGTTTTTACAAGATATTGCTACCTATGGTATCGGAATTTTTACCCCAACAATTATTGCTCTTTTAGCTTTTAAGAATGAAAATAATTTTATCAATCGTCAAATACAATCTGCCCAAGGTTCAGCTATAGTTGATATTTTTTTGATTATGGGTTTTTTAATTGCTATTTTATTAGTAGATAAAGTGGGTAGAATTTCTCTGCAAATTATCGGTTTTATTGGTATGGCTTTGGGTTTATTCTTATTGGCTATTTCTGGAGATCCGACTATTAATCAACATCCTAATTTTATACTGGTTTTCAGTGGCTTTTTTATCTATAATTTACTGATGAATGCTGGTCCTAACTCTACAACATTTTTACTTTCAGGGGAAGTTTTTCCTACTTCCATTCGTGCAACAGGGGCTGGTTTAGCGGCGGCGATCGCCAAATTAGGTGCTGTATTAGGAACGTTTTTTTTACCCATAATCAAAGAAGATTTAGGAGTTTCTAATCTTTTATATATTTTAGCTTTTTGTTGTTTATTAGGTGCAATTTTAACTTATTTATTGAGAATAGAAACTACAGGAAAATCTTTAGAAGATGTGAATAATTAG
- a CDS encoding HEAT repeat domain-containing protein: MVTVVPSQSSILFNLTNISYDDPDAISLELALKVLELGNFEEKWAIAKILVRYGKEVIAPLKEIILDEKANVEHRWYSLKILNEIKDPEIILIVTELLTTTQEEDLLLLASQTLASQGKQSVAFLSQLLENSSYRFLATKALAQIPSVQIVKPLLSVVNDQDSTIRAIAIATLRNFDTPEIKSVMINALQDYASSVRKEAIIGLGLKLKLPEELEIVKLMFPLLYDINLSVAQQTAISLSRSNHIFTIESLNKVLRDEQIPETLKVTIVRTLSWIATPQSLECLKEYIYISNFSITLEIITVLGRVTKSNLQNQAVTILSDFYHSNSLKLKSPEILQSLCYSFKQLNATTTIDILKAIEANGNSQVRFHAQNALQELAIK; this comes from the coding sequence ATGGTTACTGTTGTTCCTTCACAAAGTTCTATTCTTTTTAATTTAACTAATATTTCCTATGATGATCCTGATGCTATTTCTTTAGAATTGGCTCTAAAAGTTTTAGAATTGGGCAACTTTGAAGAAAAATGGGCGATCGCAAAAATATTGGTAAGATATGGAAAAGAGGTAATAGCACCTTTAAAAGAAATAATTTTAGATGAAAAAGCCAATGTTGAACATCGATGGTATAGTTTAAAAATACTTAATGAAATCAAAGATCCTGAAATTATTTTGATTGTTACGGAGTTACTAACCACAACTCAAGAGGAAGATTTACTTCTGTTAGCTTCTCAAACTTTAGCTAGTCAAGGGAAACAATCCGTTGCTTTTTTATCCCAGTTGTTAGAAAATTCTTCTTATCGTTTTTTAGCTACGAAGGCTTTAGCCCAAATTCCAAGTGTACAAATAGTTAAGCCTTTATTATCGGTAGTTAATGATCAAGATAGCACTATTCGAGCAATAGCGATCGCAACTTTAAGAAATTTTGACACTCCTGAAATTAAATCAGTGATGATAAATGCCCTTCAAGATTATGCTTCATCCGTTAGAAAAGAAGCCATTATCGGTTTAGGATTAAAGTTAAAGTTACCTGAAGAGCTAGAGATAGTAAAATTAATGTTTCCTTTACTATATGACATTAACTTATCTGTTGCACAACAAACAGCAATTTCTTTAAGTCGCAGTAATCATATTTTTACCATAGAATCCTTAAATAAAGTTTTACGGGATGAGCAGATTCCTGAAACCTTAAAAGTTACGATTGTGAGAACATTATCATGGATAGCAACACCCCAAAGCTTAGAATGTTTAAAAGAATACATTTATATATCTAATTTCTCTATAACTCTTGAAATCATTACAGTGTTAGGTAGAGTAACAAAATCGAATTTACAAAATCAAGCAGTGACAATCTTGAGTGATTTTTATCATAGCAATTCCCTCAAGTTAAAATCTCCAGAAATCTTACAATCTCTTTGCTATAGTTTCAAACAACTCAATGCCACCACTACCATTGATATTTTAAAAGCCATAGAAGCTAATGGGAATTCTCAAGTTCGTTTTCATGCCCAAAATGCTTTACAAGAATTAGCAATTAAGTAA
- a CDS encoding DUF1822 family protein, whose protein sequence is MSLDLFTAFHSEHLWLKFTPEDLAKATAMSKECSPNGSQYQGLLNAISSICLLQWLNITYPNINNFQWEFDHFNLLSIWEFVNGTSFMINNNSSRLILLPQESQDLTEFNIPQEWVDIPRFCGDYFLPVHVDLDNNWLRFWGFSSHEKIKKYASYNDNFAEYSLSEYFVERDLSLLFIFEKYALSSQPKCEPLPILSSQEKSNLLLQLNQTNSLTIRIRLNFVQWAAIFSDDIYRQFLYQQCQPISLGAWLNHNFKEAYAQGWQHLRDLVDNFDLITDSPSFPPNGIVMRSGEINLQYIYQIQDEQQLKIAAQRLSVLPPDSIHKHQAIQALDYIMTKSHDDDTRWNAAEGIWRLEPNNPNAGLWCGKRLNFGVDVGGFSFALVIGLLPKSENENSIFFRLYGINDSHTLPHNLKVNIMDENTYIFKQLEARNDDRLLQYKFWGKKGEYFWIQISCGSSQLSEGFII, encoded by the coding sequence ATGTCTTTAGATTTATTTACAGCTTTTCATTCCGAACATTTATGGCTGAAATTTACTCCTGAAGATTTAGCAAAAGCAACGGCAATGTCTAAAGAATGTTCTCCTAATGGTAGTCAATATCAAGGACTTTTAAATGCTATTTCTTCTATCTGTTTATTGCAATGGTTAAACATCACTTATCCCAATATAAATAATTTTCAATGGGAGTTTGATCACTTTAATTTATTAAGTATTTGGGAATTTGTTAATGGCACTTCTTTTATGATTAATAATAATTCTAGTCGTTTAATTTTATTACCTCAAGAAAGTCAAGACTTAACTGAATTTAATATTCCTCAAGAATGGGTTGATATTCCTCGTTTTTGTGGTGATTATTTTCTACCAGTTCATGTTGATTTAGATAATAATTGGCTAAGATTTTGGGGTTTTTCTAGTCATGAAAAAATTAAAAAATATGCTAGTTATAATGATAATTTTGCTGAATATAGTTTATCAGAATATTTCGTAGAAAGAGATTTGAGTTTATTATTTATATTTGAAAAATATGCTCTTTCTTCTCAACCAAAGTGTGAACCTTTACCCATATTATCTAGTCAAGAAAAAAGTAATTTACTGTTACAATTAAATCAAACTAATAGTTTAACAATACGTATTCGTTTAAATTTTGTCCAGTGGGCTGCCATATTCAGTGATGATATTTATCGTCAATTTCTCTATCAACAATGTCAACCGATTAGTTTAGGTGCATGGTTAAATCATAATTTTAAAGAAGCCTACGCTCAGGGATGGCAACATTTGCGAGATTTAGTTGATAATTTTGATTTAATAACTGATTCTCCCTCTTTTCCTCCTAATGGCATTGTGATGAGATCTGGTGAAATTAATCTACAATATATTTATCAAATTCAAGACGAGCAACAGTTAAAAATTGCCGCCCAACGATTAAGCGTTTTGCCCCCTGATAGTATTCATAAACATCAAGCAATACAAGCTCTTGATTATATCATGACAAAATCTCACGACGATGATACTCGTTGGAATGCGGCGGAGGGCATCTGGCGTTTAGAGCCCAATAATCCTAATGCTGGGTTATGGTGTGGTAAACGTCTCAATTTTGGTGTGGATGTGGGAGGTTTTTCCTTCGCTTTAGTAATTGGTTTATTACCTAAGTCAGAAAATGAAAATAGTATCTTCTTTCGTCTTTATGGTATTAATGACTCTCATACTTTACCCCATAATTTAAAGGTAAATATCATGGATGAAAATACTTATATATTTAAACAATTAGAAGCACGTAATGATGATCGCTTATTACAGTATAAATTTTGGGGTAAAAAAGGAGAATACTTTTGGATACAAATTAGTTGTGGAAGTAGTCAATTAAGTGAAGGATTTATCATTTAA
- a CDS encoding alkaline phosphatase family protein: MTSSSKNPVIVIGLDSAQPSLLEKWMSEGYLPNLIHLKEKGVYGNLENFRDSNVETAWTTIATGCSPKTTGYWVAMGLKEGTYKTETLAAYDFQEYPPFFSHLKNYRIATFDVPQLRIRGDINGLQIGGWGAHSPQIPSSSVPESLWEEIISKYGNHPALHKDYSLSLDLPQTLDVEKRLLTGITRRIDICKDLLSREPWDLFYTVFGESHGGGHLFWHLSQPDHPLYDIFQPLIDHDPLLKIYQAIDHAIGEILKIAPSNANIILFSAHGMGTAQIDLPSFIFLPELLYRYSFPNKYCLGYSDPSQPIPPMITSLKWNYWERNIWGTKYDPNPLRRFLRNQLPTKLFNLFQPWIDPITDDDLIFDTQLRKQGEKVVPWNPAQWYQPLWSKMKAFAIPSFAEGYVRINLKGREPQGTVEPSEYDTVCEEISQLLYSLKDARNDLPMVTRVIRTRKNYSDDNPKLPSADLVVVWREEHMTDVVESPTHGRIGPFPFYRSASHREKGFILACGKDIPKSDQLLNGHVLDIPPTILNLMGADIPAHLEGKPLNFSSVSHQKIDESKI; the protein is encoded by the coding sequence ATGACTTCCTCATCTAAAAATCCTGTTATTGTCATTGGTTTAGATTCTGCACAACCTTCCTTACTGGAAAAATGGATGTCAGAAGGGTATTTACCAAACTTAATTCATTTAAAAGAAAAAGGTGTTTATGGTAATTTGGAGAATTTTCGAGATTCTAATGTCGAAACTGCTTGGACAACCATCGCTACTGGATGTTCTCCTAAAACTACTGGATATTGGGTAGCTATGGGTTTAAAAGAAGGAACTTATAAAACGGAAACTCTTGCCGCTTATGATTTTCAGGAATATCCCCCTTTTTTCTCACACTTAAAAAATTATCGTATTGCTACTTTTGATGTACCTCAATTAAGAATCAGAGGAGATATTAATGGATTGCAAATAGGTGGTTGGGGGGCTCATTCCCCTCAAATACCTAGTTCTTCTGTACCTGAATCTTTATGGGAGGAGATTATTTCTAAATATGGTAATCATCCCGCTTTACACAAAGATTATTCTTTATCCTTAGACTTACCACAAACATTAGACGTAGAAAAAAGACTATTAACTGGTATTACCAGAAGAATAGATATTTGTAAAGATTTATTAAGTAGAGAGCCTTGGGATTTATTTTATACTGTCTTTGGAGAATCTCATGGAGGAGGACATCTTTTTTGGCATTTAAGTCAACCAGATCATCCTCTTTATGATATTTTTCAACCACTAATTGATCATGACCCATTACTCAAAATTTATCAAGCCATTGACCACGCCATCGGTGAAATACTAAAAATAGCGCCTTCTAATGCCAATATTATCTTATTTTCAGCTCATGGCATGGGTACAGCACAAATTGATTTACCTAGCTTTATTTTTCTTCCTGAATTACTTTATCGTTACAGTTTTCCGAATAAATATTGTCTTGGTTATAGTGATCCTTCTCAACCTATACCACCAATGATCACTTCCTTGAAATGGAATTATTGGGAAAGAAATATTTGGGGTACAAAATATGATCCTAATCCTTTACGACGTTTTTTACGAAATCAACTCCCCACTAAATTATTTAATCTTTTTCAGCCTTGGATTGATCCTATCACTGATGATGACTTGATTTTTGATACTCAGTTAAGAAAACAAGGTGAAAAAGTTGTCCCATGGAATCCAGCTCAATGGTATCAGCCTTTATGGTCAAAAATGAAAGCCTTTGCTATACCTAGCTTTGCGGAGGGATATGTACGGATAAACCTCAAAGGAAGAGAGCCTCAAGGCACTGTTGAACCCTCAGAATATGATACTGTTTGTGAAGAAATTTCTCAACTTCTTTATTCTCTTAAAGATGCACGAAATGATCTTCCCATGGTAACTCGTGTTATTCGTACTCGTAAAAATTATAGCGATGACAATCCCAAATTACCGTCTGCGGATTTAGTAGTAGTATGGAGAGAAGAACATATGACTGATGTCGTAGAAAGTCCAACCCATGGAAGAATTGGTCCTTTTCCTTTTTACCGCTCTGCAAGTCACAGAGAAAAAGGCTTTATCTTAGCTTGTGGAAAAGACATTCCTAAAAGTGATCAATTATTAAATGGTCATGTATTAGATATTCCCCCCACTATTTTAAATCTTATGGGTGCTGATATTCCAGCACACCTAGAAGGAAAACCCCTTAATTTTTCTTCAGTTTCACATCAGAAAATTGATGAAAGTAAAATCTAA
- a CDS encoding glycosyltransferase family 4 protein, translated as MNQKNQNTAIYYKPDGYNTQTKRLLGRQSAGEGFLKAYVQSNDKNTLYCYSGNDEEFKHFRQLVTPWLKESCDFKFLSTTQPHQLNEVNNLYIPGPGLADFAWQRRFYDQRAYSICGVTHTIASKEAITNIGNLLTAPIQPWDALICTSNAVKVAVDKILDDWKEYLGERLNSNINLDLKLPIIPLGVEADKFQYNPEFRNNIRQRLNIASEDIVILFVGRLIFYAKGHPVPMYLALEKAAKKVNHKHKIHLIQCGWFEDDKEASSFKESATLFSPSINHVFLDGRNPEIRQQIWSSADIFISLADNIQETFGLTPIEAMAAGLPVIVSDWNGYQESIRHEVDGFRISTVIPTQNNALDLASYYLSDHMNYSTYIAHASLATMIDIDECAAAFVELIDNSDLRAKMGENGKQRVKEIYDWQNVIKSYRELWQELAEIKNIIQMSVPVKKGNPFHPLCDDPFNLFSHYSTEYLTSEINLTLGSMAENSSLEKIRNIWITNFGNNYRLSNSVIDAIIVDLKNNQFLSVGFFISIYGKENQHLLIRTLLYLLKFDILKIKH; from the coding sequence ATGAATCAAAAAAATCAAAATACTGCCATTTATTACAAACCAGATGGTTATAATACTCAAACAAAGAGACTTTTAGGCAGACAGTCAGCAGGAGAAGGATTTTTAAAAGCCTATGTTCAGTCCAATGACAAAAATACTCTTTATTGTTATAGTGGTAATGATGAGGAATTTAAGCATTTTCGTCAATTAGTTACTCCTTGGCTCAAAGAATCCTGTGATTTTAAGTTTCTATCTACCACACAACCCCATCAATTAAATGAAGTAAATAATCTTTACATACCAGGGCCTGGTTTAGCTGATTTTGCATGGCAGAGAAGATTTTATGATCAAAGAGCTTATAGTATTTGTGGTGTAACTCATACTATTGCAAGTAAAGAAGCCATAACTAATATTGGTAATTTATTAACAGCACCAATTCAGCCTTGGGATGCTTTAATTTGTACTTCTAATGCGGTTAAAGTTGCTGTGGATAAAATTCTTGATGATTGGAAAGAATATTTGGGAGAAAGACTTAATTCTAATATTAATTTAGACTTAAAGTTACCGATTATTCCTTTAGGAGTTGAAGCAGATAAATTTCAATATAATCCTGAATTTAGAAATAATATTCGACAAAGATTAAATATTGCATCAGAAGATATTGTTATTCTATTTGTTGGTCGTTTAATATTTTATGCCAAAGGACATCCTGTGCCAATGTATTTAGCGTTAGAAAAAGCGGCTAAAAAAGTTAATCATAAACATAAAATACATTTAATCCAATGTGGTTGGTTTGAAGATGATAAAGAAGCTTCCTCTTTTAAAGAAAGTGCAACACTGTTTTCTCCTTCTATTAATCACGTATTTTTAGATGGAAGAAATCCAGAAATTCGTCAACAAATTTGGTCTTCTGCTGATATATTCATTTCTTTAGCCGATAACATTCAAGAAACTTTTGGTTTAACTCCTATTGAAGCTATGGCGGCAGGTTTACCTGTAATTGTTTCTGATTGGAATGGTTATCAAGAATCTATTCGTCATGAAGTAGATGGTTTTAGAATTTCTACGGTTATTCCTACTCAAAATAATGCTTTAGATTTAGCCAGTTATTATCTTTCTGATCATATGAATTATAGTACTTATATCGCTCATGCCTCTTTGGCTACGATGATTGATATTGATGAATGTGCTGCTGCTTTTGTGGAATTAATAGATAATTCTGATTTGAGAGCAAAAATGGGAGAAAATGGAAAACAAAGAGTTAAAGAGATTTATGATTGGCAAAATGTGATCAAATCTTATCGAGAATTATGGCAGGAACTAGCAGAAATTAAAAATATTATACAAATGTCTGTACCAGTAAAAAAAGGTAATCCTTTTCATCCTTTGTGTGATGATCCTTTCAATTTATTTAGTCATTATAGTACCGAATATCTTACTTCAGAAATAAATTTAACATTGGGCTCAATGGCTGAAAATAGTTCTTTAGAAAAAATAAGAAATATTTGGATAACAAATTTTGGTAATAACTATCGTTTGTCTAATAGCGTTATCGATGCAATAATTGTAGATCTCAAAAATAATCAATTTCTAAGTGTTGGTTTTTTTATTTCAATTTATGGCAAAGAAAACCAACACTTATTAATTAGAACTTTGTTATATTTACTCAAATTTGATATTTTAAAAATTAAACACTAA
- a CDS encoding glycogen debranching protein, with the protein MTIWVNEQKDGCGIIQACIATTNQKAAEDCHDNWLEKLTPQQKQQGWEVTIKIVASWDEVPVNALKLS; encoded by the coding sequence ATGACTATTTGGGTTAATGAACAAAAAGACGGTTGTGGTATAATTCAGGCTTGTATTGCCACCACTAATCAAAAGGCAGCAGAAGATTGTCATGACAATTGGCTAGAAAAATTAACGCCTCAACAAAAACAACAGGGTTGGGAAGTTACTATTAAAATCGTTGCTTCTTGGGATGAAGTGCCTGTTAATGCTTTAAAACTTAGTTAA
- a CDS encoding CHAT domain-containing protein produces MGKKLIIFKIGEGNFESGFPVSIRLSQDDTKELLVETEGRLPPAPNLYKSYTNWQSSYRNLSVSLRLGATETQVTNVAVSQCQEYIDTLQIDLNHWLENSQVQSLLLDLFPHLNQQDLIRFVIQTADVRLWQLPWYLWAVWHRYPQTEIALSKPNCQKPNRGENTDYSRKVRILAILGDRRGIDIERDRRILNSLPNAEVVFLDQPNLTELTPLWEQSWQILFFAGHSVSKNNSQCGLLQINPYETIDIQRLKNTLAKAIHNGLELAIFNSCDGLGLGFTLADLQLPQTIIMREAVPDEVAQEFLKYFLQAYSGGETLYQAVKDGKAKIQDLYHLEEQAPGSSWLPVICQNLAVDPPLWSNLTKKNFDSSNFAFNNILKSLFPQKTILFSSVAIILTTVFLLTGFALYKKSFSKQPIRNSLKNSCECPYDTDALGRECGNKSAYSRPGGTTPLCYYGDKEEK; encoded by the coding sequence ATGGGTAAGAAATTAATTATTTTCAAAATCGGAGAGGGTAATTTTGAGTCAGGTTTTCCCGTTAGTATTCGCCTTAGCCAAGATGACACCAAAGAATTATTAGTGGAAACTGAGGGGAGATTACCTCCTGCACCAAACCTCTACAAAAGTTATACTAATTGGCAATCTAGTTATCGTAATTTATCAGTTTCTTTGCGATTAGGTGCAACAGAAACACAAGTAACAAATGTCGCCGTCAGTCAATGTCAGGAATATATTGATACCTTGCAGATAGATCTTAATCATTGGTTAGAAAATTCTCAAGTACAATCATTATTGTTAGATCTTTTTCCTCATCTCAATCAACAAGATTTAATTCGTTTTGTTATTCAAACGGCAGATGTGCGTTTATGGCAGTTACCTTGGTATTTATGGGCAGTGTGGCATCGTTATCCACAAACAGAAATTGCCCTGAGTAAACCAAATTGTCAAAAACCTAATCGAGGGGAAAATACAGATTATTCTCGTAAGGTAAGAATTTTGGCAATTTTAGGTGATCGCCGTGGTATAGATATAGAAAGAGATAGACGTATATTAAACAGTTTACCTAATGCAGAAGTAGTATTTTTAGATCAGCCGAATTTAACAGAATTAACTCCATTATGGGAGCAATCATGGCAAATTTTATTTTTTGCAGGTCATAGTGTTAGTAAGAATAACAGTCAATGTGGTTTATTGCAAATTAATCCCTATGAAACTATTGATATTCAAAGATTAAAAAACACTCTTGCCAAAGCGATTCATAACGGATTAGAATTAGCTATTTTTAACTCCTGTGATGGATTAGGGTTAGGATTTACCCTTGCAGATTTACAGCTACCACAAACCATTATTATGCGAGAAGCAGTGCCTGACGAAGTAGCTCAAGAATTTTTAAAATACTTCTTACAAGCTTATTCTGGAGGAGAAACATTATATCAAGCTGTTAAAGACGGGAAAGCAAAAATACAAGACTTATATCACCTTGAAGAACAAGCACCCGGATCTTCATGGTTGCCTGTTATTTGCCAAAATTTAGCTGTTGATCCGCCTCTTTGGTCAAATTTAACCAAAAAGAACTTTGATAGTTCAAATTTTGCGTTTAATAACATTTTAAAATCTCTTTTTCCTCAAAAAACAATTTTGTTTAGTAGTGTTGCCATTATTTTAACTACTGTATTTTTATTAACAGGATTCGCTCTATATAAAAAATCTTTCTCAAAACAACCTATTCGTAACTCTTTAAAAAATAGTTGTGAATGTCCTTATGATACTGATGCACTAGGTCGAGAATGTGGAAATAAATCAGCTTATAGTCGCCCCGGAGGTACAACTCCTCTTTGTTATTATGGTGATAAAGAAGAAAAATGA